The Gemmata palustris genome includes a region encoding these proteins:
- a CDS encoding DNA adenine methylase produces the protein MNGEASAWLGAVEGLGEVHRRLIRVVIENRPAVEVMRGHDVKGCLMYCDPPYPAGTRSSPDVYGEYEMTDDHRAFLAVAKSIKHAKVLISGYPCELYDKALKDWGRHEFDVANHAAGGKSKKRMREVVWTNY, from the coding sequence ATGAACGGTGAGGCGAGCGCGTGGCTGGGGGCCGTCGAGGGACTGGGGGAGGTTCACCGGCGGCTCATCCGTGTCGTGATCGAGAACCGGCCGGCGGTCGAAGTCATGCGCGGTCACGACGTCAAGGGATGCCTGATGTACTGCGACCCGCCCTACCCGGCCGGCACCCGCTCGTCCCCCGACGTGTACGGCGAGTACGAGATGACCGACGACCACCGGGCGTTCCTGGCGGTCGCCAAGTCGATCAAGCACGCCAAGGTGCTCATCAGCGGCTACCCGTGCGAACTCTACGACAAGGCGCTGAAGGACTGGGGCCGGCACGAGTTTGACGTGGCCAACCACGCGGCCGGAGGGAAATCGAAGAAGCGCATGAGGGAAGTGGTGTGGACCAATTATTGA